From the genome of Pelobacter propionicus DSM 2379, one region includes:
- a CDS encoding PEP-CTERM sorting domain-containing protein — MPDKRQYKARKPLAGFTNHRWGVAVLVVLALVATGLLMRSFLMNGKGVSRETPVRSVVQKSQEPVDASSEIDGKYYGLCKKNSIHSVEDFRTTVRNDPVLAAHFAGFNWDNARLGKQDKPVWTYVSYRKGEVVRRTTRAVRLPKGDGYVTDGTHMVRTYCCNDYVAAPAPRGTGPEDPVERVDAPPRRLNKPESADDLPQQVASWSPEDDPTHVTPETLNRVPRDLGLPLFWGPGHSSDPSRSPDDPGFGQYSSPKPPPNHVVTPEPGTFFLLGTGLGAFGLFSLFLRRRAKSPESTN; from the coding sequence ATGCCAGACAAGAGGCAATATAAGGCCAGAAAGCCGCTTGCCGGCTTCACTAACCACCGGTGGGGCGTGGCAGTGCTTGTTGTGCTGGCGCTTGTGGCGACAGGTCTCCTGATGAGGTCATTTCTCATGAACGGGAAGGGTGTTTCGCGCGAAACACCCGTGCGATCAGTCGTGCAGAAGAGCCAGGAGCCAGTCGATGCCAGCAGTGAAATCGACGGGAAGTATTACGGGCTGTGCAAGAAAAACAGCATTCACTCGGTGGAGGATTTCCGCACTACGGTCCGAAACGATCCGGTGCTGGCCGCCCACTTCGCCGGGTTCAACTGGGATAACGCCAGGCTTGGGAAACAGGATAAGCCGGTATGGACATATGTTTCCTACAGAAAGGGTGAGGTTGTCAGGCGGACAACAAGGGCGGTCAGGCTGCCCAAAGGTGATGGCTATGTTACCGACGGAACCCATATGGTCCGCACCTACTGCTGCAATGACTATGTTGCTGCCCCCGCTCCGAGGGGGACGGGACCGGAAGATCCCGTTGAACGGGTTGACGCTCCTCCCCGTCGGTTGAACAAACCAGAGTCTGCCGATGATCTTCCTCAGCAGGTGGCGTCCTGGTCGCCCGAAGATGATCCGACACACGTTACCCCCGAAACCCTCAATCGGGTCCCCCGCGACTTGGGGTTGCCCCTCTTTTGGGGCCCCGGCCATTCTTCAGACCCGTCACGCTCCCCTGATGATCCCGGTTTTGGCCAGTACTCGTCACCAAAGCCTCCCCCCAATCATGTCGTGACCCCTGAACCGGGCACATTTTTTCTGCTGGGGACGGGTTTGGGCGCCTTTGGTCTCTTCTCGCTGTTTCTTCGCAGGCGGGCAAAATCCCCTGAGAGCACAAACTGA
- a CDS encoding CAP domain-containing protein, translating into MVQGHLGSLSDAVKIAAGERQLLGELLVQSGRITGEQLDFAISEQRRSGEKLGEVFKRLGMLTERQLNALLDVQLNQGGAGDSPLRLGELLVATGHITREQLEFALQRQSLTHGRLGEILVEAGYVRSSRVKYGIRLQKMLMNAVLAAVVSLEMGAVATASPLSDSATQNIMESALNESGEFACLSAKERELYRLVNEYRESHGLPPIVNSRSLNKVARVHAIDLCKNQPAEGADNRGLACSLHSWSDKGAWKPVCYTKDHAFAEAMWDKPREITNFTYIGDGYENAYSTSEKEVNPARVLEAWKASPSHNAILLESGDWKGSNLLAFGVGIHKNYAVMWVGSLTDPLGPMQACVTAKNYAMK; encoded by the coding sequence ATGGTGCAGGGACATCTGGGCTCTCTCTCCGATGCGGTGAAAATTGCCGCCGGCGAACGACAACTGCTGGGCGAACTGCTCGTGCAATCGGGGCGCATCACCGGCGAACAGCTTGACTTCGCAATCTCCGAACAGCGGCGAAGCGGCGAAAAGCTGGGCGAGGTGTTCAAGCGTCTCGGCATGCTCACGGAAAGGCAGTTGAACGCCCTTCTTGACGTACAGTTAAACCAGGGGGGCGCCGGCGATTCTCCCCTCAGGCTGGGTGAGCTTCTGGTCGCGACGGGGCATATTACCCGCGAACAGCTGGAATTTGCGCTTCAGCGGCAATCACTGACCCATGGCAGGCTTGGTGAAATACTTGTAGAAGCGGGGTATGTCCGTTCCAGCCGTGTCAAGTATGGCATTCGCCTGCAGAAGATGCTGATGAATGCTGTTCTTGCCGCCGTGGTTTCCCTTGAAATGGGTGCGGTAGCCACTGCCAGTCCTCTTTCCGATTCCGCTACCCAGAACATCATGGAGAGCGCGCTCAACGAATCGGGAGAATTCGCGTGTCTCTCGGCAAAGGAAAGGGAGCTGTACCGGCTTGTGAATGAATATCGCGAAAGCCATGGACTGCCACCGATAGTCAATTCACGCTCGCTGAACAAGGTCGCTCGCGTGCATGCCATTGATCTCTGCAAAAACCAGCCAGCCGAAGGAGCAGACAACCGTGGCCTGGCCTGTTCGTTGCACAGTTGGTCGGATAAGGGGGCCTGGAAACCGGTCTGCTATACGAAGGATCATGCGTTTGCCGAAGCAATGTGGGACAAGCCACGCGAGATCACCAATTTCACCTATATAGGAGATGGCTACGAAAATGCTTATTCCACCAGTGAAAAAGAGGTCAATCCGGCGCGTGTGCTGGAGGCCTGGAAGGCGAGCCCGAGCCACAACGCAATCCTCCTCGAATCCGGTGACTGGAAGGGGAGCAACCTTCTGGCTTTCGGTGTCGGTATCCATAAGAACTATGCTGTTATGTGGGTTGGCTCTTTGACAGATCCCCTCGGTCCGATGCAGGCTTGCGTGACAGCGAAAAACTATGCGATGAAATGA
- a CDS encoding DUF507 family protein, translating into MRLREEQIRRLAEKVCSDLMAEALIVPKQGRNAVVEGIAGAIIQDIRREQALEKDAERMLDDTIAAMGRGAADIDRRRMLRMIKEKLAKDRKIVL; encoded by the coding sequence ATGCGACTGAGAGAAGAGCAGATACGGCGTCTGGCCGAAAAGGTCTGCAGTGATCTGATGGCTGAGGCCCTGATCGTACCGAAGCAGGGACGCAACGCGGTTGTCGAGGGTATAGCCGGAGCGATCATTCAGGATATTCGCCGGGAGCAGGCGCTGGAAAAGGATGCCGAGCGGATGCTGGATGATACCATTGCCGCCATGGGGCGTGGCGCGGCGGATATTGATCGTCGCAGGATGCTGCGCATGATTAAGGAAAAGCTGGCAAAGGATCGCAAGATTGTGCTCTAG